Part of the Woronichinia naegeliana WA131 genome, CCTTTACCCAACGCAGTACCGACAGCGATCGCTCATACTTAGCTCCCCGACGCACTTTACCCTGTAACCGTTCTACCGTTTCTATATTGTGGTTATAGCAAACAGGCTGGGCCTTAGCGACTGTCAAAACCCGCGATCGTTGACTCTCTTCTCGACCCACTCCACCCCAAAAATCGGGAGTTAAGACCTCAATCTGAGTCTCTGGATTTTCATAACGTACTGCTTCCATCACTTTTACAAACCAAGCCGCGCCGCCATCGGCCAGATCATCCCTGGTCACTGAAGTTAAAACCACATAACGTAGTCCTAACAGTTTGACCGACTCAGCCACTTTTTGAGGTTCATCCACATCCAATGGCATAGGGGCATGACCCTTATCCACCTGACAAAAGCCACAGGCACGGGTGCAAACTGGCCCCATTAACAAAAAAGTCGCTGTTTTTTGGGAATAACATTCACCTCGATTTGGACAACGTCCCTCTTCACAAATAGTATGGATCTGACGCTGTTTAATAATTTGTTGGACAGTAGAAAGTTCACTCGCTCTCCCGATTGGCCGTTTTAACCAACTGGGTAAGGTGGTCATTGAATCCTGGCGTTGGTCTTGGCTCAGAGTCATGGTTACAAAGATTCAGAGTTTCTCTTGGTTCAATGTCCCATGTTAACGTTAATTGTTTTCAGAGGGGTGAATGACAGCGATCACTCAGTAAAGCGGTATAACTCACCCCCTAAAATGCGGATCAGAGTACGAACTAGTCTTAAGCTTTCACCAAAATAGTGTCACCAGAAACCTTCGTTTGATAAGTCTTCAGAGCTTTTTTGGCCGGCCCTTCAGTTACAGCCCCAGTACTACTAAAAGTGGCATCGTGACAGGGGCAAACAAAACTTTTTTCCTCTGCCTTCCAATCCACCGTACAACCTTTATGGGGACAGGAGGGATTAACAGCAGTCAGACCCTTGCCACTCGGATTTTTAATGATCAGAACTTTGCCGACGGGCGTGTCTTTTACCAACAATTTCCCCGTTTTATCTAATTCTTTAACGGTTCCCACCGCGACAAAGTTGGCCGTTTCCGCACTAACAATTTCTGGCAGACAAGCGATCGCACCGCCCACACCGGCTAGGGTGACAAATTCACGACGATTCATGGGTTTAATATCCTTAAGAGTCCGAGGTTGAATAAAGGCAAGCTATTATGATAAGCCAATTTGCCTAGCTAATTTGGAGAAATAGTCCTTTATCCGTGTCACATTCAGGACAATCTTCAAAATTTAGAACGCTAGTAGTATAACCACATTCAGGACAGACATAAAAGCTTAAGCTAACGTCCTTCCAAGTTTCCAGGTTATCAACAGCCTGACGGTAATATTTAGCGTGTTCGGCTTCTGATTCCTGGGCATAGTCTAAGGTTTTGACTGCTGCGTTATTACCTGCCTTTTGAGCCTGTTGGATAAATTCAGGATACATTTTGTCCCGTTCGTAGGATTCGCCAGCGATCGCAGCTTCTAGATTAGCTTTAGTGG contains:
- the lipA gene encoding lipoyl synthase is translated as MTLSQDQRQDSMTTLPSWLKRPIGRASELSTVQQIIKQRQIHTICEEGRCPNRGECYSQKTATFLLMGPVCTRACGFCQVDKGHAPMPLDVDEPQKVAESVKLLGLRYVVLTSVTRDDLADGGAAWFVKVMEAVRYENPETQIEVLTPDFWGGVGREESQRSRVLTVAKAQPVCYNHNIETVERLQGKVRRGAKYERSLSVLRWVKAFAPQIATKSGLMLGHGETWAEIIQTMQDLRAIHCDRLTLGQYMQPSLEHLPVQKYWTPAEFEELGAIARSLGFSQVRSGPLVRSSYHAGEN
- a CDS encoding Rieske (2Fe-2S) protein, which encodes MNRREFVTLAGVGGAIACLPEIVSAETANFVAVGTVKELDKTGKLLVKDTPVGKVLIIKNPSGKGLTAVNPSCPHKGCTVDWKAEEKSFVCPCHDATFSSTGAVTEGPAKKALKTYQTKVSGDTILVKA